A region of Salmo salar chromosome ssa17, Ssal_v3.1, whole genome shotgun sequence DNA encodes the following proteins:
- the LOC106575177 gene encoding transmembrane protein 237B isoform X5 yields the protein MVRKQLTRGQRVLPPMSSQDTGDEMPVPKSKRKKSKSQVDGVESPEADPGMEMAQMGGLSSRRSSEVIQALTPESQEAAPQRRKKKKKAATVDLEDDQADLVNGDGLVQNTAEAGEEVTKKPKRKKKSKVSETQYVNELDVEDDDIITDAQPPIPQHSLFSAPLGQSQPVGKVFVERSKRFQAADRSDRPKSSDQVDNVMDIQQMWTTKDVSVRVHSGFRGIGLFCHGFLAGYAVWNIIVIYALAGKHLTTLPNLLQQYHSLAYPAQSLFYLLLAISTVSAFDRVNLAKGAMAMREFVTLDPVALASFLYFSALVLSLSQQMTSDRINLYPSANETLWPPGSEQQILNPWIIVNLVVAVLVGMAWIFISARPEMDYTEGFLMAMEIESLRPEEKSDMST from the exons ATGGTGAGAAAACAACTCACG CGTGGACAGCGTGTCCTGCCCCCCATGTCAAG TCAAGATACAGGTG ACGAGATGCCGGTCCCTAAAAGCAAGAGGAAGAAGTCGAAGAGTCAGGTGGATGGTGTAGAAAGCCCAGAGG CAGACCCAGGGATGGAGATGGCCCAGATGGGGGGTCTGAGCAGTCGCAGGTCATCTGAGGTCATCCAGGCCTTGACCCCCGAGTCGCAGGAAGCTGCACCACAGagaaggaagaagaagaaaaaggcaGCGACCGTAG ACCTGGAGGATGACCAGGCTGACCTGGTGAACGGGGATGGACTGGTCCAGAACACAGCCGAGGCAGGGGAAGAAGTGACCAAAAAACCCAAGAGGAAGAA GAAGTCTAAAGTGTCAGAGACGCAGTACGTCAACGAGCTTGATGTAGAGGACGATGACATCATCACAGACGCTCAGCCACCCATCCCCCAGCAttccctgttctctgctcccctgGGACAGAGCCAGCCTGTGGGGAAGGTGTTTGTAGAGAGGAGCA AGAGGTTTCAAGCGGCCGATCGGTCAGACAGACCGAAGTCCAGCGATCAGGTGGACAACGTCATGGACATCCAGCAGATGTGGACCACCAAGGATGTGTCTGTTAGGGTCCATAGTggcttcag GGGGATTGGGCTGTTCTGCCACGGCTTCCTAGCAGGCTATGCAGTGTGGAACATCATAGTGATCTATGCCCTGGCAGGAAAACATCTCACTACTCTGCCGAACCTACTGCAGCAGTACCACAGCCTGGCCTACCCTGCACAGTCTCTCTTCTACCTGCTACTGGCTATAAGCACCGTGTCAGCCTTTGACAG GGTGAATCTGGCCAAAGGCGCCATGGCTATGAGAGAGTTTGTTACCCTGGACCCAGTTGCTCTAGCCTCTTTCT TGTACTTCTCAGCTCTGGTCCTCTCTCTCAGCCAGCAGATGACCAGTGACCGCATAAACCTGTACCCCAGTGCTAACGAGACTTTATG gcCTCCTGGGTCAGAGCAACAGATCCTGAACCCGTGGATCATAGTGAACCTGGTGGTGGCTGTGCTGGTGGGAATGGCCTGGATCTTCATCTCTGCCAGGCCTGAGATGGACTACACCGAAG GGTTCCTAATGGCTATGGAGATCGAGTCCTTGAGACCAGAGGAGAAATCAGACATGTCTACTTGA
- the LOC106575177 gene encoding transmembrane protein 237B isoform X6, translating into MVRKQLTRGQRVLPPMSSQDTGDEMPVPKSKRKKSKSQVDGVESPEDPGMEMAQMGGLSSRRSSEVIQALTPESQEAAPQRRKKKKKAATVDLEDDQADLVNGDGLVQNTAEAGEEVTKKPKRKKKSKVSETQYVNELDVEDDDIITDAQPPIPQHSLFSAPLGQSQPVGKVFVERSKRFQAADRSDRPKSSDQVDNVMDIQQMWTTKDVSVRVHSGFRGIGLFCHGFLAGYAVWNIIVIYALAGKHLTTLPNLLQQYHSLAYPAQSLFYLLLAISTVSAFDRVNLAKGAMAMREFVTLDPVALASFLYFSALVLSLSQQMTSDRINLYPSANETLWPPGSEQQILNPWIIVNLVVAVLVGMAWIFISARPEMDYTEGFLMAMEIESLRPEEKSDMST; encoded by the exons ATGGTGAGAAAACAACTCACG CGTGGACAGCGTGTCCTGCCCCCCATGTCAAG TCAAGATACAGGTG ACGAGATGCCGGTCCCTAAAAGCAAGAGGAAGAAGTCGAAGAGTCAGGTGGATGGTGTAGAAAGCCCAGAGG ACCCAGGGATGGAGATGGCCCAGATGGGGGGTCTGAGCAGTCGCAGGTCATCTGAGGTCATCCAGGCCTTGACCCCCGAGTCGCAGGAAGCTGCACCACAGagaaggaagaagaagaaaaaggcaGCGACCGTAG ACCTGGAGGATGACCAGGCTGACCTGGTGAACGGGGATGGACTGGTCCAGAACACAGCCGAGGCAGGGGAAGAAGTGACCAAAAAACCCAAGAGGAAGAA GAAGTCTAAAGTGTCAGAGACGCAGTACGTCAACGAGCTTGATGTAGAGGACGATGACATCATCACAGACGCTCAGCCACCCATCCCCCAGCAttccctgttctctgctcccctgGGACAGAGCCAGCCTGTGGGGAAGGTGTTTGTAGAGAGGAGCA AGAGGTTTCAAGCGGCCGATCGGTCAGACAGACCGAAGTCCAGCGATCAGGTGGACAACGTCATGGACATCCAGCAGATGTGGACCACCAAGGATGTGTCTGTTAGGGTCCATAGTggcttcag GGGGATTGGGCTGTTCTGCCACGGCTTCCTAGCAGGCTATGCAGTGTGGAACATCATAGTGATCTATGCCCTGGCAGGAAAACATCTCACTACTCTGCCGAACCTACTGCAGCAGTACCACAGCCTGGCCTACCCTGCACAGTCTCTCTTCTACCTGCTACTGGCTATAAGCACCGTGTCAGCCTTTGACAG GGTGAATCTGGCCAAAGGCGCCATGGCTATGAGAGAGTTTGTTACCCTGGACCCAGTTGCTCTAGCCTCTTTCT TGTACTTCTCAGCTCTGGTCCTCTCTCTCAGCCAGCAGATGACCAGTGACCGCATAAACCTGTACCCCAGTGCTAACGAGACTTTATG gcCTCCTGGGTCAGAGCAACAGATCCTGAACCCGTGGATCATAGTGAACCTGGTGGTGGCTGTGCTGGTGGGAATGGCCTGGATCTTCATCTCTGCCAGGCCTGAGATGGACTACACCGAAG GGTTCCTAATGGCTATGGAGATCGAGTCCTTGAGACCAGAGGAGAAATCAGACATGTCTACTTGA
- the LOC106575177 gene encoding transmembrane protein 237B isoform X4 — protein sequence MDTGGFQAQNTRRRDLPPLPQRGQRVLPPMSSQDTGDEMPVPKSKRKKSKSQVDGVESPEDPGMEMAQMGGLSSRRSSEVIQALTPESQEAAPQRRKKKKKAATVDLEDDQADLVNGDGLVQNTAEAGEEVTKKPKRKKKSKVSETQYVNELDVEDDDIITDAQPPIPQHSLFSAPLGQSQPVGKVFVERSKRFQAADRSDRPKSSDQVDNVMDIQQMWTTKDVSVRVHSGFRGIGLFCHGFLAGYAVWNIIVIYALAGKHLTTLPNLLQQYHSLAYPAQSLFYLLLAISTVSAFDRVNLAKGAMAMREFVTLDPVALASFLYFSALVLSLSQQMTSDRINLYPSANETLWPPGSEQQILNPWIIVNLVVAVLVGMAWIFISARPEMDYTEGFLMAMEIESLRPEEKSDMST from the exons ATGGACACAGGAGGATTCCag GCACAAAACACGCGACGGAGGGACCTCCCGCCGCTTCCACAG CGTGGACAGCGTGTCCTGCCCCCCATGTCAAG TCAAGATACAGGTG ACGAGATGCCGGTCCCTAAAAGCAAGAGGAAGAAGTCGAAGAGTCAGGTGGATGGTGTAGAAAGCCCAGAGG ACCCAGGGATGGAGATGGCCCAGATGGGGGGTCTGAGCAGTCGCAGGTCATCTGAGGTCATCCAGGCCTTGACCCCCGAGTCGCAGGAAGCTGCACCACAGagaaggaagaagaagaaaaaggcaGCGACCGTAG ACCTGGAGGATGACCAGGCTGACCTGGTGAACGGGGATGGACTGGTCCAGAACACAGCCGAGGCAGGGGAAGAAGTGACCAAAAAACCCAAGAGGAAGAA GAAGTCTAAAGTGTCAGAGACGCAGTACGTCAACGAGCTTGATGTAGAGGACGATGACATCATCACAGACGCTCAGCCACCCATCCCCCAGCAttccctgttctctgctcccctgGGACAGAGCCAGCCTGTGGGGAAGGTGTTTGTAGAGAGGAGCA AGAGGTTTCAAGCGGCCGATCGGTCAGACAGACCGAAGTCCAGCGATCAGGTGGACAACGTCATGGACATCCAGCAGATGTGGACCACCAAGGATGTGTCTGTTAGGGTCCATAGTggcttcag GGGGATTGGGCTGTTCTGCCACGGCTTCCTAGCAGGCTATGCAGTGTGGAACATCATAGTGATCTATGCCCTGGCAGGAAAACATCTCACTACTCTGCCGAACCTACTGCAGCAGTACCACAGCCTGGCCTACCCTGCACAGTCTCTCTTCTACCTGCTACTGGCTATAAGCACCGTGTCAGCCTTTGACAG GGTGAATCTGGCCAAAGGCGCCATGGCTATGAGAGAGTTTGTTACCCTGGACCCAGTTGCTCTAGCCTCTTTCT TGTACTTCTCAGCTCTGGTCCTCTCTCTCAGCCAGCAGATGACCAGTGACCGCATAAACCTGTACCCCAGTGCTAACGAGACTTTATG gcCTCCTGGGTCAGAGCAACAGATCCTGAACCCGTGGATCATAGTGAACCTGGTGGTGGCTGTGCTGGTGGGAATGGCCTGGATCTTCATCTCTGCCAGGCCTGAGATGGACTACACCGAAG GGTTCCTAATGGCTATGGAGATCGAGTCCTTGAGACCAGAGGAGAAATCAGACATGTCTACTTGA
- the LOC106575177 gene encoding transmembrane protein 237A isoform X2: MDTGGFQAQNTRRRDLPPLPQVSLVSALNNLQRAQQQQSREGVTGPCCEPYSIRNKGQQHHEERGQRVLPPMSSQDTGDEMPVPKSKRKKSKSQVDGVESPEDPGMEMAQMGGLSSRRSSEVIQALTPESQEAAPQRRKKKKKAATVDLEDDQADLVNGDGLVQNTAEAGEEVTKKPKRKKKSKVSETQYVNELDVEDDDIITDAQPPIPQHSLFSAPLGQSQPVGKVFVERSKRFQAADRSDRPKSSDQVDNVMDIQQMWTTKDVSVRVHSGFRGIGLFCHGFLAGYAVWNIIVIYALAGKHLTTLPNLLQQYHSLAYPAQSLFYLLLAISTVSAFDRVNLAKGAMAMREFVTLDPVALASFLYFSALVLSLSQQMTSDRINLYPSANETLWPPGSEQQILNPWIIVNLVVAVLVGMAWIFISARPEMDYTEGFLMAMEIESLRPEEKSDMST, translated from the exons ATGGACACAGGAGGATTCCag GCACAAAACACGCGACGGAGGGACCTCCCGCCGCTTCCACAG GTCTCTCTGGTTTCTGCACTCAACAACCTGCAGAGGgctcaacaacaacaaagcaGAGAGGGTGTGACGGGACCTTGCTGCGAACCATACAGCATTAGGAACAAAGGTCAACAACACCATGAAGAG CGTGGACAGCGTGTCCTGCCCCCCATGTCAAG TCAAGATACAGGTG ACGAGATGCCGGTCCCTAAAAGCAAGAGGAAGAAGTCGAAGAGTCAGGTGGATGGTGTAGAAAGCCCAGAGG ACCCAGGGATGGAGATGGCCCAGATGGGGGGTCTGAGCAGTCGCAGGTCATCTGAGGTCATCCAGGCCTTGACCCCCGAGTCGCAGGAAGCTGCACCACAGagaaggaagaagaagaaaaaggcaGCGACCGTAG ACCTGGAGGATGACCAGGCTGACCTGGTGAACGGGGATGGACTGGTCCAGAACACAGCCGAGGCAGGGGAAGAAGTGACCAAAAAACCCAAGAGGAAGAA GAAGTCTAAAGTGTCAGAGACGCAGTACGTCAACGAGCTTGATGTAGAGGACGATGACATCATCACAGACGCTCAGCCACCCATCCCCCAGCAttccctgttctctgctcccctgGGACAGAGCCAGCCTGTGGGGAAGGTGTTTGTAGAGAGGAGCA AGAGGTTTCAAGCGGCCGATCGGTCAGACAGACCGAAGTCCAGCGATCAGGTGGACAACGTCATGGACATCCAGCAGATGTGGACCACCAAGGATGTGTCTGTTAGGGTCCATAGTggcttcag GGGGATTGGGCTGTTCTGCCACGGCTTCCTAGCAGGCTATGCAGTGTGGAACATCATAGTGATCTATGCCCTGGCAGGAAAACATCTCACTACTCTGCCGAACCTACTGCAGCAGTACCACAGCCTGGCCTACCCTGCACAGTCTCTCTTCTACCTGCTACTGGCTATAAGCACCGTGTCAGCCTTTGACAG GGTGAATCTGGCCAAAGGCGCCATGGCTATGAGAGAGTTTGTTACCCTGGACCCAGTTGCTCTAGCCTCTTTCT TGTACTTCTCAGCTCTGGTCCTCTCTCTCAGCCAGCAGATGACCAGTGACCGCATAAACCTGTACCCCAGTGCTAACGAGACTTTATG gcCTCCTGGGTCAGAGCAACAGATCCTGAACCCGTGGATCATAGTGAACCTGGTGGTGGCTGTGCTGGTGGGAATGGCCTGGATCTTCATCTCTGCCAGGCCTGAGATGGACTACACCGAAG GGTTCCTAATGGCTATGGAGATCGAGTCCTTGAGACCAGAGGAGAAATCAGACATGTCTACTTGA
- the LOC106575177 gene encoding transmembrane protein 237A isoform X1, giving the protein MDTGGFQAQNTRRRDLPPLPQVSLVSALNNLQRAQQQQSREGVTGPCCEPYSIRNKGQQHHEERGQRVLPPMSSQDTGDEMPVPKSKRKKSKSQVDGVESPEADPGMEMAQMGGLSSRRSSEVIQALTPESQEAAPQRRKKKKKAATVDLEDDQADLVNGDGLVQNTAEAGEEVTKKPKRKKKSKVSETQYVNELDVEDDDIITDAQPPIPQHSLFSAPLGQSQPVGKVFVERSKRFQAADRSDRPKSSDQVDNVMDIQQMWTTKDVSVRVHSGFRGIGLFCHGFLAGYAVWNIIVIYALAGKHLTTLPNLLQQYHSLAYPAQSLFYLLLAISTVSAFDRVNLAKGAMAMREFVTLDPVALASFLYFSALVLSLSQQMTSDRINLYPSANETLWPPGSEQQILNPWIIVNLVVAVLVGMAWIFISARPEMDYTEGFLMAMEIESLRPEEKSDMST; this is encoded by the exons ATGGACACAGGAGGATTCCag GCACAAAACACGCGACGGAGGGACCTCCCGCCGCTTCCACAG GTCTCTCTGGTTTCTGCACTCAACAACCTGCAGAGGgctcaacaacaacaaagcaGAGAGGGTGTGACGGGACCTTGCTGCGAACCATACAGCATTAGGAACAAAGGTCAACAACACCATGAAGAG CGTGGACAGCGTGTCCTGCCCCCCATGTCAAG TCAAGATACAGGTG ACGAGATGCCGGTCCCTAAAAGCAAGAGGAAGAAGTCGAAGAGTCAGGTGGATGGTGTAGAAAGCCCAGAGG CAGACCCAGGGATGGAGATGGCCCAGATGGGGGGTCTGAGCAGTCGCAGGTCATCTGAGGTCATCCAGGCCTTGACCCCCGAGTCGCAGGAAGCTGCACCACAGagaaggaagaagaagaaaaaggcaGCGACCGTAG ACCTGGAGGATGACCAGGCTGACCTGGTGAACGGGGATGGACTGGTCCAGAACACAGCCGAGGCAGGGGAAGAAGTGACCAAAAAACCCAAGAGGAAGAA GAAGTCTAAAGTGTCAGAGACGCAGTACGTCAACGAGCTTGATGTAGAGGACGATGACATCATCACAGACGCTCAGCCACCCATCCCCCAGCAttccctgttctctgctcccctgGGACAGAGCCAGCCTGTGGGGAAGGTGTTTGTAGAGAGGAGCA AGAGGTTTCAAGCGGCCGATCGGTCAGACAGACCGAAGTCCAGCGATCAGGTGGACAACGTCATGGACATCCAGCAGATGTGGACCACCAAGGATGTGTCTGTTAGGGTCCATAGTggcttcag GGGGATTGGGCTGTTCTGCCACGGCTTCCTAGCAGGCTATGCAGTGTGGAACATCATAGTGATCTATGCCCTGGCAGGAAAACATCTCACTACTCTGCCGAACCTACTGCAGCAGTACCACAGCCTGGCCTACCCTGCACAGTCTCTCTTCTACCTGCTACTGGCTATAAGCACCGTGTCAGCCTTTGACAG GGTGAATCTGGCCAAAGGCGCCATGGCTATGAGAGAGTTTGTTACCCTGGACCCAGTTGCTCTAGCCTCTTTCT TGTACTTCTCAGCTCTGGTCCTCTCTCTCAGCCAGCAGATGACCAGTGACCGCATAAACCTGTACCCCAGTGCTAACGAGACTTTATG gcCTCCTGGGTCAGAGCAACAGATCCTGAACCCGTGGATCATAGTGAACCTGGTGGTGGCTGTGCTGGTGGGAATGGCCTGGATCTTCATCTCTGCCAGGCCTGAGATGGACTACACCGAAG GGTTCCTAATGGCTATGGAGATCGAGTCCTTGAGACCAGAGGAGAAATCAGACATGTCTACTTGA
- the LOC106575177 gene encoding transmembrane protein 237B isoform X3 has protein sequence MDTGGFQAQNTRRRDLPPLPQRGQRVLPPMSSQDTGDEMPVPKSKRKKSKSQVDGVESPEADPGMEMAQMGGLSSRRSSEVIQALTPESQEAAPQRRKKKKKAATVDLEDDQADLVNGDGLVQNTAEAGEEVTKKPKRKKKSKVSETQYVNELDVEDDDIITDAQPPIPQHSLFSAPLGQSQPVGKVFVERSKRFQAADRSDRPKSSDQVDNVMDIQQMWTTKDVSVRVHSGFRGIGLFCHGFLAGYAVWNIIVIYALAGKHLTTLPNLLQQYHSLAYPAQSLFYLLLAISTVSAFDRVNLAKGAMAMREFVTLDPVALASFLYFSALVLSLSQQMTSDRINLYPSANETLWPPGSEQQILNPWIIVNLVVAVLVGMAWIFISARPEMDYTEGFLMAMEIESLRPEEKSDMST, from the exons ATGGACACAGGAGGATTCCag GCACAAAACACGCGACGGAGGGACCTCCCGCCGCTTCCACAG CGTGGACAGCGTGTCCTGCCCCCCATGTCAAG TCAAGATACAGGTG ACGAGATGCCGGTCCCTAAAAGCAAGAGGAAGAAGTCGAAGAGTCAGGTGGATGGTGTAGAAAGCCCAGAGG CAGACCCAGGGATGGAGATGGCCCAGATGGGGGGTCTGAGCAGTCGCAGGTCATCTGAGGTCATCCAGGCCTTGACCCCCGAGTCGCAGGAAGCTGCACCACAGagaaggaagaagaagaaaaaggcaGCGACCGTAG ACCTGGAGGATGACCAGGCTGACCTGGTGAACGGGGATGGACTGGTCCAGAACACAGCCGAGGCAGGGGAAGAAGTGACCAAAAAACCCAAGAGGAAGAA GAAGTCTAAAGTGTCAGAGACGCAGTACGTCAACGAGCTTGATGTAGAGGACGATGACATCATCACAGACGCTCAGCCACCCATCCCCCAGCAttccctgttctctgctcccctgGGACAGAGCCAGCCTGTGGGGAAGGTGTTTGTAGAGAGGAGCA AGAGGTTTCAAGCGGCCGATCGGTCAGACAGACCGAAGTCCAGCGATCAGGTGGACAACGTCATGGACATCCAGCAGATGTGGACCACCAAGGATGTGTCTGTTAGGGTCCATAGTggcttcag GGGGATTGGGCTGTTCTGCCACGGCTTCCTAGCAGGCTATGCAGTGTGGAACATCATAGTGATCTATGCCCTGGCAGGAAAACATCTCACTACTCTGCCGAACCTACTGCAGCAGTACCACAGCCTGGCCTACCCTGCACAGTCTCTCTTCTACCTGCTACTGGCTATAAGCACCGTGTCAGCCTTTGACAG GGTGAATCTGGCCAAAGGCGCCATGGCTATGAGAGAGTTTGTTACCCTGGACCCAGTTGCTCTAGCCTCTTTCT TGTACTTCTCAGCTCTGGTCCTCTCTCTCAGCCAGCAGATGACCAGTGACCGCATAAACCTGTACCCCAGTGCTAACGAGACTTTATG gcCTCCTGGGTCAGAGCAACAGATCCTGAACCCGTGGATCATAGTGAACCTGGTGGTGGCTGTGCTGGTGGGAATGGCCTGGATCTTCATCTCTGCCAGGCCTGAGATGGACTACACCGAAG GGTTCCTAATGGCTATGGAGATCGAGTCCTTGAGACCAGAGGAGAAATCAGACATGTCTACTTGA
- the LOC106575177 gene encoding transmembrane protein 237B isoform X8, producing MSSQDTGDEMPVPKSKRKKSKSQVDGVESPEDPGMEMAQMGGLSSRRSSEVIQALTPESQEAAPQRRKKKKKAATVDLEDDQADLVNGDGLVQNTAEAGEEVTKKPKRKKKSKVSETQYVNELDVEDDDIITDAQPPIPQHSLFSAPLGQSQPVGKVFVERSKRFQAADRSDRPKSSDQVDNVMDIQQMWTTKDVSVRVHSGFRGIGLFCHGFLAGYAVWNIIVIYALAGKHLTTLPNLLQQYHSLAYPAQSLFYLLLAISTVSAFDRVNLAKGAMAMREFVTLDPVALASFLYFSALVLSLSQQMTSDRINLYPSANETLWPPGSEQQILNPWIIVNLVVAVLVGMAWIFISARPEMDYTEGFLMAMEIESLRPEEKSDMST from the exons ATGTCAAG TCAAGATACAGGTG ACGAGATGCCGGTCCCTAAAAGCAAGAGGAAGAAGTCGAAGAGTCAGGTGGATGGTGTAGAAAGCCCAGAGG ACCCAGGGATGGAGATGGCCCAGATGGGGGGTCTGAGCAGTCGCAGGTCATCTGAGGTCATCCAGGCCTTGACCCCCGAGTCGCAGGAAGCTGCACCACAGagaaggaagaagaagaaaaaggcaGCGACCGTAG ACCTGGAGGATGACCAGGCTGACCTGGTGAACGGGGATGGACTGGTCCAGAACACAGCCGAGGCAGGGGAAGAAGTGACCAAAAAACCCAAGAGGAAGAA GAAGTCTAAAGTGTCAGAGACGCAGTACGTCAACGAGCTTGATGTAGAGGACGATGACATCATCACAGACGCTCAGCCACCCATCCCCCAGCAttccctgttctctgctcccctgGGACAGAGCCAGCCTGTGGGGAAGGTGTTTGTAGAGAGGAGCA AGAGGTTTCAAGCGGCCGATCGGTCAGACAGACCGAAGTCCAGCGATCAGGTGGACAACGTCATGGACATCCAGCAGATGTGGACCACCAAGGATGTGTCTGTTAGGGTCCATAGTggcttcag GGGGATTGGGCTGTTCTGCCACGGCTTCCTAGCAGGCTATGCAGTGTGGAACATCATAGTGATCTATGCCCTGGCAGGAAAACATCTCACTACTCTGCCGAACCTACTGCAGCAGTACCACAGCCTGGCCTACCCTGCACAGTCTCTCTTCTACCTGCTACTGGCTATAAGCACCGTGTCAGCCTTTGACAG GGTGAATCTGGCCAAAGGCGCCATGGCTATGAGAGAGTTTGTTACCCTGGACCCAGTTGCTCTAGCCTCTTTCT TGTACTTCTCAGCTCTGGTCCTCTCTCTCAGCCAGCAGATGACCAGTGACCGCATAAACCTGTACCCCAGTGCTAACGAGACTTTATG gcCTCCTGGGTCAGAGCAACAGATCCTGAACCCGTGGATCATAGTGAACCTGGTGGTGGCTGTGCTGGTGGGAATGGCCTGGATCTTCATCTCTGCCAGGCCTGAGATGGACTACACCGAAG GGTTCCTAATGGCTATGGAGATCGAGTCCTTGAGACCAGAGGAGAAATCAGACATGTCTACTTGA
- the LOC106575177 gene encoding transmembrane protein 237B isoform X7, which translates to MSSQDTGDEMPVPKSKRKKSKSQVDGVESPEADPGMEMAQMGGLSSRRSSEVIQALTPESQEAAPQRRKKKKKAATVDLEDDQADLVNGDGLVQNTAEAGEEVTKKPKRKKKSKVSETQYVNELDVEDDDIITDAQPPIPQHSLFSAPLGQSQPVGKVFVERSKRFQAADRSDRPKSSDQVDNVMDIQQMWTTKDVSVRVHSGFRGIGLFCHGFLAGYAVWNIIVIYALAGKHLTTLPNLLQQYHSLAYPAQSLFYLLLAISTVSAFDRVNLAKGAMAMREFVTLDPVALASFLYFSALVLSLSQQMTSDRINLYPSANETLWPPGSEQQILNPWIIVNLVVAVLVGMAWIFISARPEMDYTEGFLMAMEIESLRPEEKSDMST; encoded by the exons ATGTCAAG TCAAGATACAGGTG ACGAGATGCCGGTCCCTAAAAGCAAGAGGAAGAAGTCGAAGAGTCAGGTGGATGGTGTAGAAAGCCCAGAGG CAGACCCAGGGATGGAGATGGCCCAGATGGGGGGTCTGAGCAGTCGCAGGTCATCTGAGGTCATCCAGGCCTTGACCCCCGAGTCGCAGGAAGCTGCACCACAGagaaggaagaagaagaaaaaggcaGCGACCGTAG ACCTGGAGGATGACCAGGCTGACCTGGTGAACGGGGATGGACTGGTCCAGAACACAGCCGAGGCAGGGGAAGAAGTGACCAAAAAACCCAAGAGGAAGAA GAAGTCTAAAGTGTCAGAGACGCAGTACGTCAACGAGCTTGATGTAGAGGACGATGACATCATCACAGACGCTCAGCCACCCATCCCCCAGCAttccctgttctctgctcccctgGGACAGAGCCAGCCTGTGGGGAAGGTGTTTGTAGAGAGGAGCA AGAGGTTTCAAGCGGCCGATCGGTCAGACAGACCGAAGTCCAGCGATCAGGTGGACAACGTCATGGACATCCAGCAGATGTGGACCACCAAGGATGTGTCTGTTAGGGTCCATAGTggcttcag GGGGATTGGGCTGTTCTGCCACGGCTTCCTAGCAGGCTATGCAGTGTGGAACATCATAGTGATCTATGCCCTGGCAGGAAAACATCTCACTACTCTGCCGAACCTACTGCAGCAGTACCACAGCCTGGCCTACCCTGCACAGTCTCTCTTCTACCTGCTACTGGCTATAAGCACCGTGTCAGCCTTTGACAG GGTGAATCTGGCCAAAGGCGCCATGGCTATGAGAGAGTTTGTTACCCTGGACCCAGTTGCTCTAGCCTCTTTCT TGTACTTCTCAGCTCTGGTCCTCTCTCTCAGCCAGCAGATGACCAGTGACCGCATAAACCTGTACCCCAGTGCTAACGAGACTTTATG gcCTCCTGGGTCAGAGCAACAGATCCTGAACCCGTGGATCATAGTGAACCTGGTGGTGGCTGTGCTGGTGGGAATGGCCTGGATCTTCATCTCTGCCAGGCCTGAGATGGACTACACCGAAG GGTTCCTAATGGCTATGGAGATCGAGTCCTTGAGACCAGAGGAGAAATCAGACATGTCTACTTGA